In the Quercus lobata isolate SW786 chromosome 5, ValleyOak3.0 Primary Assembly, whole genome shotgun sequence genome, one interval contains:
- the LOC115993091 gene encoding flotillin-like protein 3: MMWKTAGPSEYLAITGWGIPDIKLAKKEWIFPGQKCTKFDVSPVNYTFEVQAMSAEKLPFILPAVFTIGPRVTDMDSLLLYAKLISPHDKLSNHVKELVQGVIEGETRVLAASMTMEQVFKGTKEFKKEVFEQVQLELDQFGLLIYNANVKQLVDVPGHEYFSYLGQKTQMEAANQAKIDVAEAKKKGEIGAKEREGQTSQNAAKINAETKMIMTQRQGEAQKEEIRVQTEVELFKNRKEAELAEYKAELATKNAGWSQASQLAEVESTKAVTLREAELQTEVEKKKVLTQTEKLRAELLSKAAVEYETKVQEANWELYKKQKAAEATLYEKQKAAEAEKASADAKFYACQQASNSALYAKKKEAEGITALAQAEGFYLNTLLKQLGGNYTALRDYMMINKDMYQEIARINAQAVNGLQPKITVWSNGKGGEDGSNGAMKDVAGVYSMLPPLLKTVHEQTGMLPPTWLGTLSDVTP, translated from the exons ATGATGTGGAAAACGGCTGGTCCTTCAGAGTACTTAGCCATCACAGGGTGGGGCATCCCTGACATAAAGCTAGCCAAGAAGGAATGGATATTTCCAGGGCAGAAGTGCACCAAGTTCGACGTGTCTCCTGTCAACTACACCTTCGAAGTTCAAGCCATGTCTGCTGAGAAACTCCCTTTCATTCTCCCAGCAGTCTTCACAATCGGCCCTCGTGTCACTGACATGGACAGCCTCCTCCTCTACGCAAAGCTCATTTCTCCACATGACAAGCTCTCCAACCACGTCAAAGAACTTGTTCAAGGTGTCATTGAGGGAGAGACTCGTGTGCTTGCTGCCTCTATGACCATGGAACAGGTATTTAAGGGTACCAAGGAGTTCAAGAAAGAAGTTTTCGAACAAGTTCAACTTGAACTGGATCAGTTTGGCCTTCTCATCTACAATGCTAATGTCAAACAACTTGTGGATGTGCCTGGCCATGAGTATTTCTCATACCTTGGCCAGAAAACCCAGATGGAAGCTGCCAATCAAGCTAAG ATTGATGTTGCTGAGGCTAAGAAGAAGGGTGAGATCGGAGCAAAGGAGAGGGAAGGCCAAACCTCACAAAATGCTGCCAAAATTAATGCAGAGACCAAGATGATAATGACTCAAAGGCAAGGAGAGGCCCAGAAGGAAGAAATTAGGGTTCAGACTGAAGTGGAACTGTTTAAGAACAGGAAAGAAGCTGAGTTGGCCGAGTACAAGGCTGAGCTGGCCACGAAAAATGCCGGGTGGTCTCAGGCGTCTCAGCTTGCAGAGGTGGAATCCACCAAGGCAGTGACCTTAAGGGAGGCTGAGTTGCAAACTGAGgtggagaagaagaaagtaTTAACTCAGACTGAGAAACTCAGGGCCGAATTACTAAGCAAGGCAGCTGTGGAGTATGAGACTAAG GTGCAAGAGGCAAATTGGGAGCtgtacaagaaacaaaaagcaGCAGAAGCAACCCTCTATGAGAAGCAGAAAGCTGCTGAGGCAGAGAAGGCAAGTGCAGATGCAAAGTTCTATGCATGCCAACAAGCTTCGAATAGTGCGCTGTatgcaaagaagaaagaggcTGAAGGAATTACTGCACTCGCACAAGCTGAAGGCTTTTACTTGAACACCCTATTGAAACAACTTGGAGGAAATTACACTGCACTAAGGGACTACATGATGATCAACAAGGATATGTACCAAGAAATTGCCAGAATTAATGCACAGGCAGTGAATGGATTGCAGCCCAAGATTACTGTTTGGTCTAATGGAAAAGGTGGTGAAGATGGTTCAAATGGGGCAATGAAGGATGTTGCTGGGGTATATAGCATGTTGCCACCATTGCTAAAGACTGTGCATGAGCAGACTGGGATGCTACCACCTACTTGGCTTGGCACATTGAGTGATGTTACTCCTTAA